The Sorangiineae bacterium MSr11367 genome window below encodes:
- a CDS encoding YciI family protein, producing MRYICLIYSDEASFEKMSPEEQGKLYAEYEAFRNELAAAGNVKLAGDQLKPAHTATSVRVRHGKVQTTDGPFAETKEQLGGYYILECKNLDEALKWAAKIPSAKDGTIEVRPIVDLP from the coding sequence ATGCGCTACATCTGCCTGATTTACAGCGACGAAGCCTCATTCGAGAAAATGAGCCCGGAGGAGCAGGGCAAGCTTTACGCGGAGTACGAAGCATTCCGAAACGAGCTCGCCGCGGCGGGCAACGTGAAGCTTGCGGGCGACCAGCTCAAGCCGGCGCACACCGCCACCAGCGTTCGCGTGCGCCATGGCAAAGTTCAGACGACGGATGGGCCGTTCGCGGAGACCAAAGAGCAGCTTGGCGGGTATTACATCTTGGAATGCAAAAACCTCGACGAAGCCCTGAAATGGGCCGCCAAGATCCCGAGCGCGAAGGACGGCACCATCGAAGTGCGCCCCATCGTCGATCTTCCATGA